From the Streptomyces nigrescens genome, one window contains:
- a CDS encoding adenosylcobalamin-dependent ribonucleoside-diphosphate reductase has protein sequence MPGQIATLFASVRTALTATRTDRVNLTGNAHLLLRERYLTADQHGEVTETPEAFFRRIAKALAAVEEPDDTQPWESAFYEVMARLEFHPGSRTLANAGSARPQLANCFVFPLEDSQASILQTFTDSSVVKGLGGGCGYNYSRIRPKGDAVRGTAGLAAGPVALLKMFDGATKLFRQRGRYESGNMAVLNIDHPDVLQFIEAKKIDGSLNMTNISLGISDAFMHAVAAQADWPLINPRTGEAVRKIPAAELFGTACRLACETGDPGLLFLDRMNDDNPLRDALGEITATNPCGEIGLYPYEACNLGYLNLPKLLLPAHERKTPYLFDEERLRHVVAAGVRMIDNAISVSWFPVENIREAVSANRRVGLGVTGWADCLAASGIPYDSPEALNCAELLASVIRDAAQTASYALGHERGPFPNIVHTNWKDSDQQPRNIAVLALPPSGNNAVIFDTAFSIEPFFGMTYSQQVFGNRRIHSVNQTLLAELEHRGIPADGLLEQIAQNDGSLAGLAHIPADLQAVFKTAHEIAPEWHVRMQAAFQRHVDNAVTKTVNLPADATPQHVASLYQQAWELGCKGITVYRDTSKNEQAIAWTTATNQPAAQPAEADCVGLDGACKVCE, from the coding sequence ATGCCAGGCCAGATCGCCACTCTCTTCGCATCGGTGCGCACCGCTCTGACAGCCACCCGCACCGACCGCGTCAACCTCACCGGCAACGCACACCTGCTGCTCCGAGAGCGGTATCTCACAGCAGACCAGCACGGCGAGGTCACCGAAACCCCCGAAGCGTTCTTCCGGCGCATCGCCAAGGCGCTGGCCGCCGTGGAGGAGCCAGACGACACACAACCATGGGAGTCGGCCTTCTACGAGGTCATGGCACGACTGGAGTTCCACCCCGGCAGCAGGACGCTCGCCAATGCTGGCTCGGCCCGACCGCAACTGGCGAACTGTTTCGTCTTCCCGCTGGAAGACTCCCAGGCCAGCATCCTGCAGACCTTCACCGACTCGTCCGTGGTCAAAGGCCTGGGCGGTGGATGCGGCTATAACTACTCCCGCATCCGCCCCAAGGGAGACGCCGTTCGCGGCACGGCGGGACTCGCCGCCGGCCCCGTCGCCCTGCTCAAGATGTTCGACGGCGCCACGAAACTCTTCCGCCAGCGCGGCCGCTACGAGAGCGGAAACATGGCCGTCCTCAACATCGACCACCCCGATGTCCTGCAGTTCATCGAAGCCAAAAAGATCGACGGCTCCCTGAATATGACCAACATCTCGCTCGGCATCTCCGACGCCTTCATGCACGCCGTCGCAGCCCAAGCCGACTGGCCCCTGATCAACCCCCGCACGGGCGAAGCCGTCCGCAAGATACCGGCCGCCGAACTCTTCGGCACGGCATGCCGACTCGCCTGCGAGACGGGGGATCCCGGTCTTCTCTTCCTCGACCGCATGAACGATGACAACCCCCTGCGTGACGCCCTGGGAGAGATCACAGCGACCAACCCCTGCGGCGAGATCGGCCTGTACCCCTACGAGGCATGCAACCTGGGATACCTGAATCTGCCGAAGCTGCTGCTCCCTGCTCACGAACGCAAAACCCCGTACCTTTTCGACGAGGAGCGCCTGCGTCACGTCGTCGCGGCTGGTGTCCGCATGATAGACAACGCGATCTCGGTGTCCTGGTTCCCCGTAGAGAACATCCGGGAGGCCGTATCCGCGAACCGACGCGTGGGACTGGGCGTCACCGGCTGGGCGGACTGTCTGGCCGCCTCAGGCATTCCCTACGACTCTCCCGAGGCCCTTAACTGCGCTGAGCTGCTGGCCTCCGTCATCCGTGACGCAGCCCAGACAGCGTCGTACGCCCTGGGCCACGAGCGAGGCCCCTTCCCGAACATCGTTCATACGAACTGGAAGGACAGCGATCAGCAGCCCCGCAACATAGCCGTCCTTGCCCTTCCCCCCAGCGGCAACAATGCCGTCATCTTCGACACCGCATTCAGCATCGAGCCCTTCTTCGGGATGACCTACTCACAACAGGTGTTCGGGAACCGGCGAATCCACTCCGTCAACCAGACCCTGCTCGCAGAACTCGAACACCGCGGAATCCCCGCCGACGGACTTCTCGAGCAGATCGCACAGAACGACGGCAGCCTGGCCGGCCTGGCACACATCCCGGCCGACCTGCAGGCCGTGTTCAAGACGGCGCACGAAATCGCGCCCGAGTGGCACGTGCGCATGCAGGCAGCGTTCCAGCGGCACGTCGACAACGCGGTCACCAAGACCGTCAACCTCCCCGCCGACGCTACACCCCAGCACGTCGCTTCCCTGTATCAACAGGCATGGGAGCTGGGCTGCAAAGGCATCACCGTCTACCGCGACACCTCTAAGAACGAGCAGGCCATCGCCTGGACGACCGCGACCAACCAGCCTGCAGCACAACCCGCGGAAGCTGACTGCGTCGGCTTGGACGGCGCATGCAAAGTGTGCGAATGA
- the folE gene encoding GTP cyclohydrolase I: protein MTIAEWIEQNVTTDKRALDWYQSPESEPRIVRAYRELLSGYEADPSKILKTTCTVEGEYTGAVRIRDINYYSICAHHFLPFFGAVDIVYIPGDRILGLGKFPRLVQAFSRRFQIQEHLVKDIATEIVTSGGARAAQASASGRHMCMCSRGPSDQTVITDTSYTAGDVQLLQASETQALRRL, encoded by the coding sequence ATGACCATCGCCGAGTGGATCGAACAGAACGTCACCACAGACAAACGGGCACTGGACTGGTACCAGTCTCCCGAAAGCGAACCACGCATCGTCCGCGCCTACCGCGAACTGCTCAGCGGCTACGAGGCGGACCCTTCCAAGATCCTCAAGACGACCTGCACGGTCGAAGGCGAGTACACCGGCGCGGTCCGCATCCGAGACATCAACTACTACTCGATCTGCGCCCACCACTTCCTGCCGTTCTTCGGCGCCGTCGACATCGTCTATATCCCCGGCGACCGCATCCTAGGTCTCGGCAAGTTCCCTCGTCTGGTTCAGGCGTTCAGCCGGCGATTCCAGATCCAGGAACATCTGGTCAAAGACATCGCCACAGAGATCGTGACAAGCGGCGGCGCCCGCGCGGCCCAAGCCTCGGCATCTGGACGTCACATGTGCATGTGCAGCCGCGGCCCCTCCGACCAGACCGTCATCACCGACACCTCCTACACAGCAGGAGATGTCCAGCTCCTCCAGGCCAGCGAGACGCAAGCCCTGCGCCGGCTCTGA
- a CDS encoding NUDIX hydrolase: MIDKIAWIRIEDGHILSTRSKGRSRYYLPGGKREQGEGDLDTLIREIKEELSVDLQPETARYVGEFHAQADALPEGVEVRMRCYECDYLGDLSPASEIAEMIWLTYADRDQTSAVDQIIFAQLHSQGHLR, encoded by the coding sequence ATGATCGACAAAATCGCGTGGATCCGAATCGAGGACGGACACATCCTGTCGACCCGCTCCAAGGGCAGGTCGCGCTACTACCTCCCTGGGGGGAAACGGGAACAGGGCGAGGGCGACCTCGACACTCTGATCCGCGAGATCAAGGAAGAACTGTCCGTCGACCTCCAGCCTGAAACCGCCCGCTACGTAGGGGAGTTCCACGCCCAGGCGGACGCGCTACCTGAAGGCGTGGAGGTCAGGATGCGCTGCTACGAATGCGACTACCTCGGGGACCTCAGCCCCGCCTCAGAGATCGCAGAAATGATCTGGTTGACCTACGCAGACCGTGACCAAACCTCCGCCGTCGACCAGATCATCTTCGCCCAGCTGCACAGTCAAGGACATCTCCGCTAA
- a CDS encoding thiamine pyrophosphate-dependent enzyme, with product MRTSEFLQALLGRLDPDCVVVSSLGRTSDELFQLAPERTLFTDTMGDVSALATGMAIAMKPRPVLAVDTDGSFLMNLSVLTALGSRLPTLDNHTLAIVDNGIYESAGGMPSRHCPLDWQHLFAAVGLAAITVRSSCDIPDPIPRPGTVVVAQVVNDAAPLDSAKTYDGIESSYAIERLIAAQRGRPPRRPALKS from the coding sequence ATGAGAACATCCGAGTTTCTGCAGGCGCTTCTCGGCCGGCTAGATCCCGACTGCGTCGTCGTGTCCTCCCTGGGGCGCACCAGTGACGAACTCTTTCAACTCGCTCCGGAGCGAACCTTGTTCACCGACACGATGGGTGACGTGTCCGCCCTCGCGACGGGTATGGCCATCGCCATGAAACCGCGGCCGGTCCTCGCCGTGGACACAGACGGCAGCTTCCTCATGAATCTCTCCGTCCTTACAGCTCTGGGCAGCAGGCTGCCGACCCTTGACAACCACACGCTGGCTATCGTCGACAACGGGATTTACGAATCCGCCGGAGGCATGCCGAGCCGTCACTGCCCCCTGGACTGGCAGCACCTCTTTGCCGCAGTGGGCCTCGCCGCGATCACCGTGCGCAGCTCCTGCGACATCCCCGACCCGATCCCGCGTCCGGGCACCGTTGTTGTGGCCCAGGTGGTCAACGACGCCGCACCCCTCGATTCGGCCAAGACCTACGACGGCATCGAGTCGTCGTACGCCATCGAGCGGCTCATCGCCGCCCAGCGCGGCAGGCCGCCGCGTCGACCAGCACTCAAATCGTGA
- a CDS encoding thiamine pyrophosphate-binding protein, with amino-acid sequence MSAGDAYESLLQAGVDFISGVPDSLLAPLHTLAAQRSEIDYQPACDEATAVGLAAGARLAGARSLVLMENSGLRRACETLARLTISHRLHSVWILARRGAFGERNWWGLPHEETMHTHLRMLPVLSQEIHSLEHFGTLLRQAYATADTGQRSVALIANQSFLQQLRSAA; translated from the coding sequence ATGTCGGCAGGCGACGCCTATGAATCACTGCTCCAGGCCGGTGTGGACTTCATCAGCGGCGTACCCGATTCGCTGCTGGCGCCCTTGCACACACTGGCCGCTCAGCGATCAGAGATCGACTACCAGCCGGCGTGCGACGAGGCCACCGCGGTCGGCCTGGCGGCGGGCGCCCGCCTCGCCGGAGCGCGCAGCCTGGTCCTCATGGAGAACTCGGGGCTGCGTCGCGCATGCGAGACGCTGGCACGCCTGACGATAAGTCATCGTCTGCACTCCGTCTGGATATTGGCCCGCCGTGGGGCCTTCGGCGAAAGGAACTGGTGGGGCCTCCCGCACGAGGAGACCATGCACACGCACCTGCGCATGCTTCCCGTGCTGTCTCAGGAGATCCACTCGCTGGAGCACTTCGGCACGCTGCTTCGTCAGGCATACGCCACAGCCGACACCGGCCAGCGGTCAGTAGCCCTGATCGCCAATCAGTCTTTCCTGCAGCAGTTGCGGAGTGCCGCATGA
- a CDS encoding HAD family hydrolase → MDRSNLSPDNGDHHVGIPGPRWQPEMLVLDIDGTLVEPGCEITDRVRAALVRASDAGCHVVLATGRASFEVMELFRSTGLREGLAVCSNGAVVARMPTGEILAQEAFNARPALDALLQHVPAARVAVEIAGTGYLVTHQFPEEKLLGPQIVAPLDGLCSEPVIRAVVRDPSQTSEDFRTLMQRLRIRGASYAVGFEAWLDLGPLGVTKASGLEKVTSMLGSDRRMALAIGDGHNDAEMLAWAGRGVAMGHAPAHLKQIADATTLTVNEDGAAAEIEKWFGV, encoded by the coding sequence ATGGATCGCAGCAACCTGAGCCCGGACAACGGAGACCATCATGTGGGGATTCCCGGGCCCCGCTGGCAGCCTGAGATGCTCGTCCTGGACATCGACGGCACACTCGTCGAGCCCGGCTGCGAGATCACGGATCGCGTTCGTGCGGCGCTCGTGCGGGCGTCCGACGCCGGTTGCCACGTCGTGCTCGCCACGGGCAGGGCGTCCTTCGAGGTCATGGAACTCTTCCGCAGCACGGGCCTTCGCGAGGGGCTGGCGGTATGCAGCAACGGAGCAGTGGTGGCGAGGATGCCCACTGGCGAGATCCTTGCGCAGGAGGCATTCAACGCCCGGCCGGCGCTGGACGCACTGCTGCAGCATGTTCCGGCTGCTCGGGTCGCCGTAGAGATCGCGGGCACCGGTTACTTGGTCACGCATCAGTTCCCCGAGGAGAAGCTTCTCGGCCCGCAGATCGTCGCGCCTCTAGACGGTCTGTGCTCGGAGCCGGTCATCCGGGCCGTCGTCCGGGACCCGAGCCAGACGAGTGAGGACTTTCGAACCCTGATGCAAAGGCTCCGCATCCGTGGAGCCAGCTACGCAGTGGGCTTTGAGGCATGGCTCGACCTGGGACCGCTGGGGGTGACCAAGGCCTCCGGCTTGGAGAAGGTGACCTCGATGCTGGGTTCGGATCGCCGAATGGCGCTGGCCATCGGTGACGGCCACAATGATGCCGAGATGCTCGCCTGGGCGGGGCGCGGCGTGGCCATGGGGCACGCTCCGGCGCACCTCAAGCAGATCGCCGACGCCACGACCCTAACCGTCAACGAGGACGGGGCGGCGGCAGAGATCGAGAAGTGGTTCGGCGTCTGA
- a CDS encoding DEAD/DEAH box helicase produces the protein MRTAGGGKQDGVAASGESVPDLVRTRWGVRLTDPLPARFEEPGWSYEEKVPRGCPACGGELHSLRRPYESQGRVYRYVAVVCPSCPAAYALADLGVKTYDKLMGHSGWAKASTPAPAAKPNPGRDADDAWEMLLGPCPTGDEPGGLTIRPIHASPGAKLRPAPGPARIIASNLTSPGPSWPADLPLPADPELRLLYWCKVTDPHWRPSFEVVDAAEDIRVIMPDGPEFDALRAYLADEDIPYRCARHWQESEVVGTVSDSGYRTDLVAWPVRSGPLPAAPVAGPGAHAARDAFALQWDALEELPEDADDAYVPVADLVPPGWSRFLKYPTFNPAQADAVPAILENDGNVLVVAPTGAGKTPVGMVAALKANAQGRKAAWLVPQRSLTDELDHELDLWRSNGLSVVRLTGEYAVDAELIRKADIWVATTEKFEAICRTGSLRDALADVGCLVVDEVHLLGDPGRGPVLEALLARVGEDTGQVRVVGLSATVANADEVADWLGARLVRTTWRPTRLIWQIPVPAASTNSDRGARAAARTRAAVRQVRTIADEGGSALVFCGSKRGVRMTALALAEERGARTKGVDKDDPEAVERLCSLAGVRIHYRDWPYKREAEQAFRNREANALVATSTVAAGVNLPARAVVVRDTEIGLDRVEVSMVQQMFGRAGRVGAGEREGWAFLLTDGTDRPEWQARLAAGYTVRSRIRERLPDHLLAEAVQGRVRTLREAENWWTRTLSSHQGNESFDPLYDAVDFLTEARYLRRSPGLEHDDTLVATELGTLTSRFMLATDLADELSDALRAAPVPQDPDTAEQLLTALLATHLPNLEQAQFTDRARAVLLRVLRNGGHLDPQDPETGGAPARPADEPVAAGDLARAALLLVAHSPKVFRSRSPYVLGIPSESLTGIYEESQRYLAWLGAQGPLGTVHPWAAVVAADLAARIRWRELGPRRGAGRLLWICEQMATAPLAARLVPQMWRAARKRGIGAPDWPGTTPPNGCALPAQRYRQLLAERTTGALLTPGPDGVLVRGCPRGATVRLWDGTSVELHPAERAAVELPYPRPAPDDPEGGHRGAVVFTRSDHLATGWLAAYSGLA, from the coding sequence ATGCGCACGGCTGGTGGGGGAAAGCAGGATGGAGTGGCCGCGTCGGGGGAATCCGTACCGGACCTGGTCCGCACGCGATGGGGGGTCCGCCTGACCGACCCGCTGCCGGCCCGATTCGAGGAGCCGGGCTGGAGCTACGAGGAGAAGGTCCCGCGCGGCTGCCCCGCCTGCGGTGGCGAACTGCACTCTCTGCGCAGGCCGTACGAGTCCCAGGGGCGCGTCTACCGCTACGTCGCCGTCGTCTGCCCGAGTTGCCCCGCTGCCTACGCCCTCGCGGATCTCGGCGTGAAGACGTACGACAAACTCATGGGCCACAGCGGCTGGGCAAAGGCCTCCACGCCCGCTCCCGCCGCGAAGCCGAATCCCGGCCGCGATGCCGACGATGCCTGGGAGATGTTGCTCGGCCCGTGCCCCACGGGTGATGAGCCCGGCGGCCTGACCATCAGACCGATCCATGCCTCCCCCGGCGCGAAACTCCGGCCTGCTCCCGGCCCGGCGCGCATCATTGCCTCCAACTTAACGTCCCCCGGGCCCAGTTGGCCCGCCGATCTGCCGCTGCCGGCCGATCCGGAACTGCGGCTCCTGTACTGGTGCAAGGTGACCGACCCACACTGGCGGCCATCCTTCGAGGTCGTCGACGCGGCCGAGGACATCCGCGTCATCATGCCGGACGGCCCGGAATTCGACGCCCTGCGCGCGTACCTGGCCGACGAGGACATTCCGTACCGTTGTGCACGGCACTGGCAGGAGTCAGAAGTTGTCGGCACCGTCAGCGACTCGGGGTACCGGACCGACCTCGTCGCGTGGCCCGTCCGCTCCGGGCCGCTGCCGGCGGCCCCGGTCGCGGGTCCCGGCGCCCATGCCGCCCGTGACGCGTTCGCGCTGCAGTGGGACGCCCTGGAGGAGCTGCCCGAGGACGCCGACGACGCCTACGTCCCGGTGGCCGACCTGGTGCCGCCGGGCTGGTCGCGGTTCCTGAAGTACCCGACGTTCAACCCGGCGCAGGCCGACGCCGTCCCGGCGATCCTCGAGAACGACGGGAACGTCCTGGTTGTCGCCCCGACCGGCGCGGGCAAGACCCCGGTCGGCATGGTCGCGGCCCTCAAGGCCAACGCACAGGGCCGCAAGGCCGCCTGGCTCGTGCCGCAGCGCTCCCTGACCGACGAACTCGACCATGAACTCGACCTGTGGCGCAGCAACGGACTGAGCGTGGTGCGCCTCACCGGCGAGTACGCCGTCGACGCCGAGCTGATCCGCAAGGCCGACATCTGGGTCGCCACCACCGAGAAGTTCGAGGCCATCTGCCGCACTGGCTCGCTGCGCGACGCCCTCGCCGACGTCGGCTGCCTCGTCGTCGACGAGGTCCACCTGCTCGGCGACCCTGGCCGCGGCCCCGTCCTGGAGGCCCTGCTCGCTCGCGTCGGCGAGGACACCGGGCAGGTGCGCGTCGTCGGCCTGTCCGCGACGGTCGCCAATGCCGACGAGGTCGCCGACTGGCTCGGCGCCCGCCTTGTGCGCACCACGTGGCGGCCCACCCGGCTGATCTGGCAGATACCCGTCCCCGCCGCGTCCACCAACAGTGACCGGGGCGCCCGCGCCGCGGCCCGCACCCGCGCCGCCGTCCGCCAGGTCCGCACCATCGCTGACGAGGGCGGCAGCGCCCTGGTGTTCTGCGGCAGCAAGCGCGGTGTGCGGATGACCGCGCTCGCCCTCGCCGAGGAGCGCGGGGCCCGCACCAAGGGCGTCGACAAGGACGACCCGGAGGCCGTCGAGCGGCTCTGCTCGCTGGCGGGCGTACGCATCCACTACCGGGACTGGCCCTACAAGCGCGAGGCCGAACAGGCGTTCCGGAACCGCGAGGCGAACGCCCTGGTGGCGACGTCCACCGTGGCGGCCGGGGTCAACCTGCCCGCCCGCGCCGTCGTCGTACGTGACACCGAGATCGGCCTGGACCGAGTCGAAGTCTCCATGGTCCAGCAGATGTTCGGCCGGGCCGGGCGCGTCGGCGCCGGGGAGCGCGAGGGCTGGGCCTTCCTCCTCACCGACGGCACCGACCGGCCCGAGTGGCAGGCCCGTCTGGCCGCCGGCTACACCGTGCGCTCCCGCATCCGCGAACGCCTGCCCGACCACCTGCTGGCCGAGGCGGTGCAGGGCCGCGTGCGCACGCTCCGCGAGGCCGAGAACTGGTGGACCCGCACCCTCTCCTCCCACCAGGGCAACGAGAGCTTCGACCCGCTGTACGACGCCGTCGACTTCCTCACCGAGGCCCGCTACCTGCGCCGCAGCCCCGGCCTTGAGCACGACGACACCCTCGTCGCCACCGAGCTCGGCACCCTCACCAGCCGTTTCATGCTCGCCACCGACCTCGCCGACGAGTTGTCCGACGCGCTGCGCGCCGCCCCCGTGCCCCAGGACCCGGACACGGCCGAGCAGCTGCTCACCGCCCTGCTCGCCACGCATCTGCCGAACCTGGAACAGGCGCAGTTCACCGACCGGGCCCGCGCCGTGCTGCTGCGGGTGCTGCGCAACGGCGGCCACCTGGACCCCCAGGACCCGGAGACGGGCGGCGCCCCGGCGCGGCCGGCAGACGAACCGGTGGCCGCCGGGGACCTGGCGCGGGCAGCGCTGCTCCTGGTCGCCCACAGCCCCAAGGTATTCCGCAGCCGCTCCCCGTACGTCCTCGGCATTCCCTCCGAGAGCCTCACCGGCATCTACGAGGAGTCCCAGCGCTACCTGGCCTGGCTCGGCGCGCAGGGCCCGCTCGGCACCGTGCACCCCTGGGCCGCCGTCGTCGCCGCCGACCTGGCCGCCCGGATCCGCTGGCGGGAACTCGGCCCGCGCCGCGGCGCCGGGCGCCTGTTGTGGATCTGCGAGCAGATGGCCACCGCGCCGCTCGCCGCCCGGCTCGTGCCGCAGATGTGGCGTGCCGCCCGCAAGCGAGGCATAGGCGCCCCCGACTGGCCGGGCACCACACCACCCAACGGCTGCGCCCTGCCCGCCCAGCGCTACCGGCAACTCCTCGCGGAGCGCACGACGGGCGCGCTCCTGACCCCGGGCCCGGACGGTGTCCTGGTCCGGGGCTGCCCGCGTGGCGCGACCGTACGGCTGTGGGACGGCACGTCGGTGGAGCTTCACCCGGCCGAGCGCGCCGCCGTCGAACTCCCCTACCCGCGCCCGGCACCGGACGACCCGGAGGGTGGCCACCGTGGCGCGGTCGTCTTCACCCGGAGCGACCACTTGGCCACGGGCTGGTTGGCCGCGTACAGCGGCTTGGCCTGA